The sequence GGTAATCTTTCACATTGGTAACCAAAAAAGTAACGATAAATTGTTTGGCATCATTCAATTGCTGTACAAGCTAAACATGATGAAATGTTTTCCCTACCAAACTAATTTTTCAACAGTTTGCTAATCCTTTATTCCACAGAAGTCAATTTAATGCTAATTTTAGCTTTCTGGTTAGTCAAGTACTGTCATATAGAATGAAATGGAGCAACCGTGCGAGTAATTCAATTACAGGCAACAAAGcaaaaagatgtaaagaaagggaaaaagtTTAAAAGAAGCTCAAAATCTAGATTAAGCTTTCATTTGAGTTGAATTCTATTTGTGATGCATATTCATTTCTTCTTAAGGATAACCGGGAGATTAACCACTTTAGCTTCTTGCTTTGCATGTTGTGTCCTTTTAGGCAACATTGGGAATTGGGAATGCTGAAACTAAAAGTTTGGTACAGTGTAATGTGGGGAACAAGAGTCCTGTTTTCCTCTGTGCTTTGTTACCTAACAAGACAGAGTCGTGCCATTTGGATTTAGAGTTTGAGGAGGCAGAAGATGTGGTTTTTTCTGTTCTTGGTCCTAGAACTGTTTATTTGACTGGTTACTATGTGGGAAATAGTCGGCGAGCAAATGTTAACAGTGATACAGAGTCATATGGAGAGGATATTGCAGACACGGAAACAGGGGAATCCTGCCATGACAGTGATGATGACAAGTATGATGATAGCTTTATCAATGATGCTGAACCAGAAATATCCCCACCTTCACCCGCTTCAAGCAGTGGAGGTATCTTTTTAACTCCATGTGATCATGTAAGGTTGAAGCTATCAATTGTCTCTTAAATTTGATTATGAGTTCTGCACCTATCCTTTTCTGCTGCTTATCTCCATGAGTGTGGGTTGTGTTAGTCCAGTGGGATATCTCCTTTCTTTAGACAAACTAAGCTTACGTTTGTACATGcaattccatatcatgatttcatgtcccaaattctccaaaaagCATGCTTTGACATtccaaatcatgatttcaaatttttataaatgttaAAATTTGACCCATAagttaatattttgtaaaaaaaatccatcattttaaattttgcaaaaaatgTCTCATGCTTTGGGCGAATTGATTGTCCGTACCATGTGaaatgattatattaaaaaataattggttACTTCTATTGTTTACTAGTGGATCtatataaaattatgtgtatttggaagtttgtaattataagactttatttttaaaagaaatatggagATATGCGATTTATCAATGCGGTTCCTTAGGATACTCCAATATCTTGTTTTTGAACTTTGGTTGCTTATTTGGTAAGAGTTCATAAGAAATGagaaattttgatgattttcacaACTTGTGGGGCTTTCATttatatgagaaaaaaatacaacttaAGAAATCCAAATTGCAGGGATTGGGGGCAGTCGACAGACTGCTAATCCCCTCTCTCTGCCTCCCTCCAAATCAGCATGATCTGGTAGTATATATATTGATACAAATGATCCAGCTGGTGTGCTGCTCCTATATTAGGAGCAAGGTATCGTAATGTAGCAGGGGAATCTGCTGTTTCGGCTACCACAATAGTGTATTCCATTGCTCCTATTATTTTTCTGATAATGGTCCACTCGATACCCACATCTCCTACTAGTATAGGTACCGGGTAGTTTTGTCTACCAAGATTaggaagattaaaaaaattcccTAGCTTTCTTTGTCCCTCTTTGGATTCAAACTCTGGTCTCCTTCATTGACGGTTACGCCGCCCAGTGGATGCTAGTGTCTCTTATCTTTGTGCATCCTGCACTTCTATTCTTCTGATAGACTTTTTGGCATTTTCAGTTCAGGAAGATGATGAGAATGTGTCAGACAATAAACTTATCAACAACAAAGGCGGCCATAAAAGGCTTAGGAAGAAGTACCAAGTAAGTGAGTCAGAAAATGAGGATATATTGCAGGAAAGCGATGATGAAGATAGTTGTCTCTTATCTGCTCTTAAGAAGAAAACAGACGTGAAGGTTGTAGTAGCATCAGAAGATGATCAGAAGAATGCCATTCCTCATAGGACAGAAAATGGTGGTGCAGTGGAGTCTAAAAAAGCTAAGTAAGTCACACAGAAGCAACTACTGATTTCTGTTATTGCAGTAACTTTTTGGTCTTGGACGTGGGTCATTATAAGCTTTATAAGGAACTAAGGTATCTAGTATGATAGGATCTTCTCCTTTGAAAACTACCTTTTCTCAGATCTGGATTTTTTCATGAACTCCACGGAGCCTTGCTGAAAGTTTTCAATGTATAATTGGTCTATTATCCATCCTAGGTACCCGATCTTACCAAAGGAAATTTTACATTGAATCATTTCATACTTTCTCTAGCTTTGAGTTTTACCTTGAAGAATTTTTTGAACTTTTCTTTTCGTATATCCATTGTTGGCATTTAGACCTGTTGCCAGTTCATGATTGTTTACAAAAGTAAGCTAACAATTAAGATTGAATAGCATCTGGCAGGCCAGCTCTTGAGTAATCCTGAAAAGGAAAAACGACTAGAAACTATTCCTTCCAagtgcatgttatcatctctgCTTTGTGGGCATGCATTCATGTGGAATGTTCTTCTCCTTTATTTTGTCCATTCAAGGGAACATTGCTAATCTCTAGCACAGGGTCTAATCTTCCTGCTTATTTTGCTCCATCTTATTGAACACAGACATGAAAACAGCATTAActcaaagaagaagaggaagcaGCCTGATGGCAATGGTGGTAAACTTCTTGAAGCAAATACCAGCAGTGATAGGAAGGACAACAGAGAGGATAAAACAAATTTGGTGGATGTCGGGTTGGCAATGACAATTGATATGTAAGATGTTgctttatttttgaattaagtTGTTCTGTTTTTGTTCTTACTCATGTTCAGTTTGCACCTCATCacccttttaattttttcaagcTATATGCTCTGGCAGGAAAGATGGCCAATCTGATACTCTGGAGCCCCTTGCGGAAGAGGATTCTAATCATGTTCCAAAATCGAAGAAAAGAAAGCATTCTGTGGAAGCCAAATCTGTTGAAAACCATGATACAGACTGTGCTGTCATTCTTAAAGAGGATCAACTGAAACAAGATCCTCTAAAAGCTGGTCACCTGGGTGAGGATCCAATTGCAATAGATGAAGAAGATCAAAAACTGACCATCAATAAGTGAGTTTCTAATGTTTAATTAGCCGGGCCGTTTTCTTGAGAACTTCACCAAATCTCGATGCTTCCTACTGCCTAAAAAGGGGACCCTACCTTTATCAAAACTCTTTTTTTGTCGAGGGAAAAAAGGTTGGGAAAAACTAAATCTGCTGCGAACTACTACTCCTGTTCACTTTACTTGTCCGTTTTTGGACTTGTACGCCCTTAAGAAACAATGATTATATGAGTAGTTTACCACAACTCATATTAATTGATGTGTAGTCCTAGGTCTTGGGAAATGATTTTGGGGAATAAGTAATAATTTTGAGggtaaaataggaaaaagataaTTCTGTTTACGTGATACGTTGAAAGTGACTAGTAAAAGTGAATCGATTTTTGGAATAGTGGACGAGTAAGGTGATTGGAGGGAGTAGTAGATATGTCATTATTGTCAATTCTGATGTACATACTCTGATATCATGCACTTGCCTTATACCTGCATTCTCTAGGCAAGATtgtaataaaatttgttttaggGACGACTATTTGGTTATAACATTTTGACCATCCATGCATGCAGTAGTAGTAAAGATGGAAAATCTGACTCTGTAGCTGATAAGCACCAGCCGGATAAGaaacttaaaaagaagaagaaaaagaagacgaAATCTCAGGACGACTGTTTGGTAAACAAGGATCTTCCTGTTCTGCAAGAGAATGAAATGAATAGACAACCCGTGGATGTTGAGGACAAGAGTCTGAAGGTCAAGTCTACTGTAATAAGGACCTTGTCTAATGGGTTGACCATTGAAGAGCTCGCTGTGGGTGAACCTGGTGGAAAATTGGCCGCTCCGGGAAAGAAGGTAATTTAGTTGAGAATTTATAGATATCTTGAACTATGAATTGAGGCGACTTCACCTCAGGAAAAAtagtctcaatttttttttgatgttcGAACTGTTGCACAGATCAAAGTTCATTACACTGGCAAGCTAAAGGAGAATGGGCAGATATTTTACACAAATATGGGAAAATCTCCATATAAATTTCGTCTAGGTATTCACAGGACTCTTGGAAGAATTCATTTTGTTTTAATGGACTTTTGAActctgatttttcctttttcttgtttGAAGGTGATAAAGACGTCATAGAGGGATGGAACCTCGGTCTTGCTGGTAAAGATGGCGATGAGTAGATTTGATATGTCCgtaattcttttctttaataGCTGCAGCTGCTAATATAATATTGTGTCTTCCATAACAGGCATGCGTGTGGGTGATAAAAGAAGGCTCACAGTCCCACCATCAATAGGGTATGCTGCATATTCATGTTCTGAATTTATTTGAAGACACGAGATCCCTCTCCCTGCTTCCCCTCAATCCTTCCTCTCCTTTTAACTTTTCCCTTCATTACTGTCCCAGTATGAGTTCCTCCCTCCAGAATCCTTGACTCTGCTACTGAATGCACATGTAACTTCCTTTTCCAACTTTGATCAATTCTTGCTATTCCTGTTTTTTGCAGCTACGGGAGTGAGGGAGCTGGGGAGAATATCCCACCAAACTCATGGTTGGtgtttgatattgaattgattgGAGTCCGTGGATAATTCAGCTTAACTTATCATTCCTGGAAGGAAAGTCACCTATGCAGAACTTATCTTTTCCTCTTGAAAATTTGAGACTTGAACTGTCTATTGACATTGGCGCTGAGGCAGGATTTGGACACAGAGATGGAAACTAGAggcactttcttcattaccagGATGGAGTGGCTAATACTAAAAAGGCAAAAGTTTTCATAATTTTGTGTAGTACTTTGTAAGCGTTGAAAGAAAAGGATAATAGGACAAGCCAGCCTCCAACCTTTCCCGGTGGGGATTTTTGCATACCTGGCTGTGTTCATGATTCTCTAATAGAAAATATACGGTGAAAGGATTTTTGCATACCTAGAGATCGTATGCATTGAAGGATAATACATTTTACAGTGTTCAATTTCCAGTATAAAACTCGCGCTTAGTATGTTTAGCATTAAGAAAAATGTTATTCAtgtaaaataaatgttttttcttCCGTAATTTTAAGTGGTTGGCAAGTAAGAAAACATTTCCCATAAGTCGTTGCATAGGGTTGTGAGTGGAGGGTAGGGGTGTGTGGATGGGGCTATTAGAGGGGTGTGCAACGCTACTTATGTAACTTATTTTTCTTAGAGAATATTTTTCATAACTTAATTGggaaatatttttctccaaGAAACTTCCTGTATAATAGTCGAGTGTTATTATAAGTAGCATCAGTTATTGTTAATCCCTCTAACAATCTCAAATATCATTAACTAGATTGTAAATCAAGGGATCCCTTCAACAGTTTTTTATTTGTACAACGGGAGACATAGTATTACACATTGTTCCTTTTCTGTTTTGACACAATCAGAAAAACAATGTTCCATTCACTTTATGCCAGTTGAGAGGAGTTTCTAGTTGAAATAAGCTTCAATAGCTGCAAGTATGCTCATTGCCAGTTGTTTGGGAGTCAACAAAAAGACGTGTAAAATAGTACTAGGCAACACTTTACTGCATAAGTTATACCTTCTTAATACCTACCACCCTGCTAGCAACAGGCATGGACATAGAGACATCTATAGAATAGGTTTAGACATGAcaaaaataagcaaataaaagaaaagcCTTTGAATAACCAAACAAACAACTTGAGGATGGAGTAACATTATGAGGCTGATTGAGGTCTAAGATACAATCTTTAGCAGAAGCCTCAAAATAAGATCTTTTTAAGTCTACATTATCATTCCTGCCGAAAATGCTGATTGCCTGTACATCACACAATATGCATATCTGGGTTTCCTTTTCTACTTCCCTCCCAGgtatatactcataatatcATCCTCTGCTTTAGCCTCTGATTTCATATTTTGCGAGTCAAGTTCAGGCTTGACCATAAAGCTTCTAGCCTCATGTTCTGAAATTTCACTGATAAATACAAAGTTACCAATAAAGAAATCAGCATCAaggaaagaaaacaaagaagaaggaCAGAGCAATATAAGCAGTTCAACATATTAAGGATATTACAGACCTGTCTGGAGCTTCTGCCTTGGTTATCAAAGTGATTTCATGAGATGTGAGATATAGACAGAAACTTCTCAGGTCTTTTTCTTGGCAAAATTTAGATAGGTGGCACAGGAAATCATTGAACTGCTTTGGTTCCTATGCAGGTAAAATTGATGTTGCTATGTTAGTTTGTTTGGGTGTGTGGCACAGATATTTGATATTTAACTATAGGATATAGAGAGAGAACCAGAAAACATACCTGCTCAAGGATGCAACCTTTGCGTAGAGCCACCAAACATTGCAATGCTTTATGAAATGTATCTCCGTCACAAGAATTTTCCACGAGATCAAAGATCCTATTTTTCATATCCTGAATGGCCTTACTAATCCATTTTGGATTATCTCTTCGAGACAGCATCTCCTCAAAGTCTTTGACAGGATTAACATCTCCAActttctcaacttctgttttgGCTGAGAATTTCATGGAGTCTATAGCTTTGACATCAGCATCTTTGTTGAATACTTCTCTCTCCTCATCTGATCCTGAAGATCTCTCTTTTATTCTTCTTGCTGATTTTTTCAGCTGTgcattaattatacaataattGGTAAGGCATAAGCCACCATAGTCGGACTATTCTAGAAAAGTCCAATTTGAATAAAGGgataaatattgaaagttacCTTTGGATTATCTTTTAGTTCAAAAGACCTACGGAGTTCCTCTATGATGGACTTGTTTTGAGAAAGAAGTTCAACATCAGGTTCTGTTATCTTTCTGAGGGTTTCATCAAGTGGAGGAACAGCAGCATCTGGGTGCTTTGACTTCAGGTTAAGATAGCGGTAGTAACGCTGGATATTTatataatactaattaattagaAACTGATAATGCAAAAGGCAATTATGGAGCAGAATAAGattcttatgttatgatttttttaatttcatattaggACTCAGAGAGTTAATGCACTGTTTATAATCTAAAACCCCGTATCTCCAAAGGTTTCTATCACCAGCATCCTGTTACGCACATTATTAAGCTGAAGTACCACCTAGGTccaattatcaacatatatttaatatgaaatgaTTAATCAAATCAGCTTATCCAACTTAGCGGTGAAAAGGCTGTCAATACAACTTAACGACAACTACAACTCACCAACAATGTCAACAAGAATCATAACAACTTCTAACCAAATTCGGCGACAGAAATGTTCTAAATGTTAATACATCACTTTGCTACGATGACCATGACCAACTGGCAAGAAAATATCCTAAATTCATGAGCTCTTTACAAAATTAGTTTAGTTATGTCCCCAATGAGTGATCTAAGTGCAAAGGTAAATGTAGTTTCACACTTAATATTTAAACAATATTCTGCACGACGTCATACCTCTAGAACAGGATTAGGTGTAAAGTCAGGTGGTAACACTTCCTGTTTTCCAGGTGGTGCAAGATCCAACATCTGAACCAATTTATCTGCTGCGTCTTGTTGCTTTTCATTTGGCTGCATTGATGAAGGTAAATTGCTGAAAGAAGGAAACTGGAAATCCCGAACATCCTCAGCAAAGGGAAGAATATTGAAGTAAAATGAATCAGGCTGCAAGCAGTGGTCAATGAGAATGTCAACAATCTAAGAGTGGAATATccactaaaaaaagaaaacagaataatcaagaggtgaaaaTTTGAATCATACTTACAGTATTATCCTTGTCAGAGACATTTGGTGTAAGGACCCCAACAACAACATTACCCTGGCCTTGCCTCCATACACATCGGACGATAGCTACTTTGTTCATTTCCTTCATTGCCCTTGCCAAAGCAGAAAGTGCAAGGATGGCATTTTTGTTGCCAGGTTCGGCTATGAAGATATTTACATCTTTCAGGTAGTAATGCCTGAGTAAGTGGAATATGACTATGAAGATTGGAAAGATAAACAGCACAAGAGTTCCCACCTATCCCAAATATTAACCTGAAAAAACTGTATAGTATTCAAGAAACTAAAATTATACCGCATTATGTTTGAAGAATCTGTGAATCCTAGTATCTTCACACTTTTCTCCGGTTTGAACTTTACAGCCTCCAACTCAGCAGAGGATATAGGAACTACTTGAGGTCCATACTGAAAACCTTTAATCCTCTGTTCTGGTGGCACAACTTTATTAGGGTCttctatgattttattttcGTATTCAACCTTGATGTCATGAGCACCAAATTTATCAGTGGAAGGAGTCCTTTCGGAGTACTTTTTCAGGGTAGGAAACTTCTCTTCAGATGTTTTCTTGTAAACCCACACCTAATAAAAAGCAATTATTAGTTCCTTTTTTCTTCCGAGAAAGATAAGGTTAAAAGAACATTTAGTAGTAACTAAACATCCACATCAAACTGTCTCCAAAATAGAATAGGaaggaaagaaaaggaaaacgaAACGTGCACATATGATTAGCAAATTAGGGACCAAAAAGGACATACATCATGTGTATACTTTTAGCTACCCCAACTTGTTTGGGATTGAAGCATAGTTGTCGTTGTTGCTTACTTCTAAAGTTACCAATCCTACTCATTTTCTAGACTATTGTAAAATCCCTACAATCCCCATAGACTTAAATCAGATACAACAGTTTCTAGATGAGAGTAAACTATCCAATCTGATTATCACAATATCTGTTGATTGTGTAAATATGAAATTCCGGGAGGATAGTTTTATTGACCCTAGTATTGATGGTACTGGATATTTCCCCCTTATATAAATCTGTCTCCAAATTAGCCATGCTAGTAGCTGCCTGACACCATGATAAAATACTACCCTCATGAGTAGATCATGTCCCAGACATTTGATATGATAGACTCCTGAAAAAAGTCACAAAGAGGTAATGCAAAAACATAATCAGTCAAGATTCCTTAGGAAGGAATGCATATGTTATCACTAAATGCTCACTTGAACATAATTCAGTATATAGGgcaaaacaaaagaagaaaaaaataaaaagacaaagaaaagcTATTTTTCATTAACAGAAGAAAAAGGTTAAGAACCAAAATTGAAAAGAATTGCGTAAATCAGCATAAATTTCTTAATTCTCACCTTAATCTTCAATTGTGCACTAATTTCAAGATCACCTCTGTATATCGTGACTGGCGATATATTACGAGTTCTAAGTGCACCTAATAAAGAAGTCGGACTTTCCACATATACTACTTTTGAGGAAGATTTGTTCGAGAATACTgacattaaaaaatcattttcttccATAATGCTCCTATTTGTTTCCCGATCTTGTTTCATTCTGACAATTACACAGTCCATCTTAATGCCTTGTGCTGTCATCTGGGTAGCAATGGTGTTTACTTGATCTTCCTTTGTTCCTTCAAATGGATCTTTGATGCGAGAAACAGCATTTGTAATAAGGCAAAGACGTCTCTTTGCCTTGTTGGTTTGTCCATACTTAATGAGCATGTCCGTACCAACAACAATCGCATCAAGAACTAATACAGACAGTTAAAGAATCAAGAACTCAAGATCATCATGAGCACATAAGAATAACATTGAGATTAGAAGTCAACAAAATCACATGCCACAACTACTGTTAAAAAGTGCCAGTGCACAGGCTACAAGTCTACAATAGAACTAAACCAGTGCAGAAATATATTCCACAGCCAAAAACACATCCTATGGAATGAGAAAAGCTATTATACCTCATAACAGCCTACTCTATTCATGGAAATCCTCATTTGTAGCTCTAACAGATATTAACTtataatgttttcttttaaCACCTGATTTTGGTTACCACCAACACTTAAAGTTGTGTGCACAAGCATGCATTTTAAGTGAATCATAATAGAGTGAGGCAGATGAATTAATATAGAGGAATAAGTATACTGAGGGAAGACGGACAGTGACTCGAACAAGGATTGCATGCTTAACAACTGCACTAGTCTGAACTATCACAACCCAGTAATTATAGAGGATACAATCTCCAGGAACACTTCCTCGTGGAAGTTTTTGCAGAGCATCAACAAGATCTTCATCTACAACTTTGATATTTCGCAGAACTGTCACGTGTTCATATCCTCCTATTTCCTCTTTCAATTCATTCTTGGT comes from Solanum pennellii chromosome 1, SPENNV200 and encodes:
- the LOC107010066 gene encoding peptidyl-prolyl cis-trans isomerase FKBP43-like isoform X2, translating into MAFWGIEVKAGKPVTHLSNNERGRLRISQATLGIGNAETKSLVQCNVGNKSPVFLCALLPNKTESCHLDLEFEEAEDVVFSVLGPRTVYLTGYYVGNSRRANVNSDTESYGEDIADTETGESCHDSDDDKYDDSFINDAEPEISPPSPASSSGVQEDDENVSDNKLINNKGGHKRLRKKYQVSESENEDILQESDDEDSCLLSALKKKTDVKVVVASEDDQKNAIPHRTENGGAVESKKAKHENSINSKKKRKQPDGNGGKLLEANTSSDRKDNREDKTNLVDVGLAMTIDMKDGQSDTLEPLAEEDSNHVPKSKKRKHSVEAKSVENHDTDCAVILKEDQLKQDPLKAGHLGEDPIAIDEEDQKLTINNSKDGKSDSVADKHQPDKKLKKKKKKKTKSQDDCLVNKDLPVLQENEMNRQPVDVEDKSLKVKSTVIRTLSNGLTIEELAVGEPGGKLAAPGKKIKVHYTGKLKENGQIFYTNMGKSPYKFRLGDKDVIEGWNLGLAGMRVGDKRRLTVPPSIGYGSEGAGENIPPNSWLVFDIELIGVRG
- the LOC107010066 gene encoding peptidyl-prolyl cis-trans isomerase FKBP43-like isoform X1, translated to MAFWGIEVKAGKPVTHLSNNERGRLRISQATLGIGNAETKSLVQCNVGNKSPVFLCALLPNKTESCHLDLEFEEAEDVVFSVLGPRTVYLTGYYVGNSRRANVNSDTESYGEDIADTETGESCHDSDDDKYDDSFINDAEPEISPPSPASSSGVQEDDENVSDNKLINNKGGHKRLRKKYQVSESENEDILQESDDEDSCLLSALKKKTDVKVVVASEDDQKNAIPHRTENGGAVESKKAKHENSINSKKKRKQPDGNGGKLLEANTSSDRKDNREDKTNLVDVGLAMTIDMKDGQSDTLEPLAEEDSNHVPKSKKRKHSVEAKSVENHDTDCAVILKEDQLKQDPLKAGHLGEDPIAIDEEDQKLTINNSSKDGKSDSVADKHQPDKKLKKKKKKKTKSQDDCLVNKDLPVLQENEMNRQPVDVEDKSLKVKSTVIRTLSNGLTIEELAVGEPGGKLAAPGKKIKVHYTGKLKENGQIFYTNMGKSPYKFRLGDKDVIEGWNLGLAGMRVGDKRRLTVPPSIGYGSEGAGENIPPNSWLVFDIELIGVRG
- the LOC107032578 gene encoding ATP-dependent DNA helicase 2 subunit KU80 isoform X1 translates to MARNKEAVVLVIDVGPSMHSVLPEIEKVCSLLIQKKLVFSRYDEVGFVLFGTADTKNELKEEIGGYEHVTVLRNIKVVDEDLVDALQKLPRGSVPGDFLDAIVVGTDMLIKYGQTNKAKRRLCLITNAVSRIKDPFEGTKEDQVNTIATQMTAQGIKMDCVIVRMKQDRETNRSIMEENDFLMSVFSNKSSSKVVYVESPTSLLGALRTRNISPVTIYRGDLEISAQLKIKVWVYKKTSEEKFPTLKKYSERTPSTDKFGAHDIKVEYENKIIEDPNKVVPPEQRIKGFQYGPQVVPISSAELEAVKFKPEKSVKILGFTDSSNIMRHYYLKDVNIFIAEPGNKNAILALSALARAMKEMNKVAIVRCVWRQGQGNVVVGVLTPNVSDKDNTPDSFYFNILPFAEDVRDFQFPSFSNLPSSMQPNEKQQDAADKLVQMLDLAPPGKQEVLPPDFTPNPVLERYYRYLNLKSKHPDAAVPPLDETLRKITEPDVELLSQNKSIIEELRRSFELKDNPKLKKSARRIKERSSGSDEEREVFNKDADVKAIDSMKFSAKTEVEKVGDVNPVKDFEEMLSRRDNPKWISKAIQDMKNRIFDLVENSCDGDTFHKALQCLVALRKGCILEQEPKQFNDFLCHLSKFCQEKDLRSFCLYLTSHEITLITKAEAPDSEISEHEARSFMVKPELDSQNMKSEAKAEDDIMSIYLGGK
- the LOC107032578 gene encoding ATP-dependent DNA helicase 2 subunit KU80 isoform X2, giving the protein MLIKYGQTNKAKRRLCLITNAVSRIKDPFEGTKEDQVNTIATQMTAQGIKMDCVIVRMKQDRETNRSIMEENDFLMSVFSNKSSSKVVYVESPTSLLGALRTRNISPVTIYRGDLEISAQLKIKVWVYKKTSEEKFPTLKKYSERTPSTDKFGAHDIKVEYENKIIEDPNKVVPPEQRIKGFQYGPQVVPISSAELEAVKFKPEKSVKILGFTDSSNIMRHYYLKDVNIFIAEPGNKNAILALSALARAMKEMNKVAIVRCVWRQGQGNVVVGVLTPNVSDKDNTPDSFYFNILPFAEDVRDFQFPSFSNLPSSMQPNEKQQDAADKLVQMLDLAPPGKQEVLPPDFTPNPVLERYYRYLNLKSKHPDAAVPPLDETLRKITEPDVELLSQNKSIIEELRRSFELKDNPKLKKSARRIKERSSGSDEEREVFNKDADVKAIDSMKFSAKTEVEKVGDVNPVKDFEEMLSRRDNPKWISKAIQDMKNRIFDLVENSCDGDTFHKALQCLVALRKGCILEQEPKQFNDFLCHLSKFCQEKDLRSFCLYLTSHEITLITKAEAPDSEISEHEARSFMVKPELDSQNMKSEAKAEDDIMSIYLGGK